A genome region from Nocardia sp. NBC_01730 includes the following:
- a CDS encoding fatty acid desaturase family protein, producing the protein MAITDIKTFSHLNQADIDALCKKLDAIRRDIELSLDKRDANYILRAIRAQRMLELGGRLTLFASRKRPAWLAGTAMLALAKIIEMMELGHNISHGQWDWMNDPEIHSTSWEWDFVGTSAHWKRSHNHFHHTYTNVFGMDEDLSFVVMRMTRDEPWRPVHLFQPVSSLVVAAFFEWAISVHDWALERRFTHTSRQRQRLLSKPNREFAQKIARQLGKDFVFYPALTGPAFIQTLGANATALLLRNLWSFIVIMCGHFPDGAEKFTIEEFDNETRGEWYLRQLLGTANFEAGPVLAFMSGNLSYQIEHHLFPDLPSNRYAEIAVRVRALCDEYDLPYTSGSLTKQFFQALRTVHKLALPDGLLRRTVDDAPETRSELKFIGVSSQHATSDRLPADPVTGKRRGLRTALAKVKSIQSDSSGAHSRSSRGTKIRAVGKPKSCGW; encoded by the coding sequence GTGGCGATCACGGACATAAAGACGTTTTCCCATCTGAACCAAGCAGATATCGATGCCCTGTGCAAGAAACTGGACGCGATTCGTCGAGACATCGAATTGTCACTAGATAAACGCGATGCCAATTATATTCTGCGTGCGATCAGAGCACAGCGAATGCTGGAGTTGGGCGGACGATTGACGTTGTTCGCGAGTCGAAAGCGACCGGCATGGCTGGCGGGCACAGCGATGTTGGCTCTCGCGAAGATCATCGAAATGATGGAGCTCGGACACAACATCAGCCACGGTCAGTGGGATTGGATGAACGATCCGGAGATTCATTCCACGTCGTGGGAGTGGGATTTCGTCGGTACGTCGGCGCATTGGAAGCGGTCGCACAACCACTTCCACCACACATACACCAATGTCTTCGGCATGGACGAGGATCTGAGCTTCGTCGTCATGCGAATGACTCGTGACGAACCGTGGCGTCCGGTTCACCTGTTCCAACCGGTGTCGAGCCTAGTTGTCGCGGCGTTTTTCGAGTGGGCGATCTCGGTGCACGACTGGGCGCTGGAACGCCGGTTCACGCACACATCGCGCCAACGCCAGCGGTTGTTATCGAAGCCGAACAGGGAGTTCGCGCAAAAGATCGCCCGTCAACTCGGCAAAGACTTCGTCTTCTATCCGGCGCTGACAGGTCCAGCGTTCATACAAACGCTCGGCGCCAATGCCACCGCGCTGCTGCTGCGGAACCTGTGGTCGTTCATCGTCATCATGTGCGGGCACTTCCCCGACGGTGCGGAGAAGTTCACTATCGAGGAGTTCGACAACGAAACCCGTGGTGAGTGGTATCTCCGGCAACTACTCGGCACCGCCAACTTCGAGGCGGGGCCGGTGCTGGCATTCATGTCAGGAAATCTCAGCTATCAGATCGAGCATCATCTGTTTCCCGACCTGCCGAGTAACCGTTATGCCGAGATCGCGGTGCGGGTACGTGCGCTGTGTGACGAATACGACTTGCCCTACACCAGTGGTTCGCTGACCAAGCAATTTTTTCAGGCATTGCGGACGGTCCACAAACTTGCGCTGCCCGATGGGTTGTTGCGTCGCACCGTTGACGACGCGCCTGAGACCAGATCCGAACTCAAATTCATAGGCGTATCGAGCCAGCATGCGACATCGGATCGGCTTCCGGCTGACCCCGTCACCGGCAAGCGCCGTGGCCTTCGCACGGCACTCGCCAAGGTCAAATCAATACAGTCGGACAGTAGCGGTGCACACTCGCGCTCTTCGCGGGGA
- a CDS encoding patatin-like phospholipase family protein, translating into MSGMVNGTVDSLNSRRAKILADRGVTRPTPIQPVVLGVSGGAIGAAAAALGMSRTQLRQIAVDHPASEVVGNRSLRAMLTKRTLYPDARLRELAHAVVGDRTFADFVLEPNLARRQPSGIVSSLIIPVYSGEHGTLFLPQDLPKLGLTDMPVADALVAATRIPGAFPAATALDHIFDGGTHHRVPCEVFGSHPALVLDLYGPEPHYSRGGLLLPLAHSSLPMISRRPRPFRDENLCARTIFAELPYGSALQSPTRSPEELFDHGYDIAATWIDTRTTDQLFAVVDPDVLGELMLVSPAEDAAALGARQ; encoded by the coding sequence ATGTCGGGGATGGTCAATGGCACCGTGGATAGTTTGAATTCCAGGAGGGCGAAAATACTGGCGGATCGTGGTGTCACACGGCCGACACCCATTCAGCCAGTCGTACTAGGTGTCAGCGGAGGGGCTATCGGGGCCGCCGCCGCAGCTTTGGGAATGAGTCGCACGCAGCTACGTCAGATCGCCGTCGATCATCCGGCAAGCGAAGTAGTCGGCAACCGAAGCCTTCGCGCGATGTTGACCAAACGCACGCTCTACCCCGATGCTCGCCTACGCGAACTCGCACACGCGGTTGTCGGCGATCGGACGTTCGCTGATTTCGTGCTGGAACCGAACCTGGCTCGGCGGCAGCCGTCGGGGATCGTTTCCTCGTTGATTATTCCAGTCTACTCGGGTGAGCACGGCACGTTATTCCTTCCACAGGATTTGCCGAAGCTGGGCTTGACCGATATGCCCGTCGCCGATGCACTGGTCGCGGCGACACGGATACCGGGGGCCTTCCCTGCCGCCACCGCGCTCGATCACATCTTCGACGGCGGAACACACCATCGTGTCCCGTGTGAGGTATTCGGGTCTCATCCCGCGCTCGTTCTCGACCTCTACGGCCCTGAGCCGCACTACAGCCGCGGCGGGCTACTCCTCCCATTGGCCCACTCGTCACTGCCGATGATTTCCCGTCGTCCACGACCTTTCCGTGACGAAAATCTTTGCGCGCGAACCATTTTCGCCGAATTGCCATATGGGTCGGCGCTGCAATCCCCGACGCGTTCGCCCGAGGAGCTCTTCGACCACGGGTACGACATCGCGGCAACGTGGATCGACACCCGCACCACCGACCAACTCTTCGCCGTCGTCGATCCAGATGTACTCGGTGAGCTGATGCTGGTGTCACCGGCCGAAGATGCCGCGGCGCTCGGAGCGCGGCAATAG